A stretch of the Vitis vinifera cultivar Pinot Noir 40024 chromosome 16, ASM3070453v1 genome encodes the following:
- the LOC104882005 gene encoding transcription factor MYB10-like: protein MKATLFYKFPEHMTNMKQPQPSTLFLQGLNLLLTACFSMALPWKIHDDIATLAGLSRSGKSCTERWNNHLDPNVKRENFSQEEDDAIICFQSLYGNSWESIAAHLPGRTDNDVKNRWYNHLKKKKIGRSTPTK from the exons ATGAAAGCAACTCTCTTCTATAAATTCCCTGAGCACATGACCAATATGAAGCAACCTCAGCCAAGCACATTGTTTCTTCAAGGTCTGAATCTCCTCTTGACAGCTTGCTTTTCAATGGCGCTTCCCTG GAAAATCCATGATG ATATCGCAACGCTGGCAGGGCTGAGCAGGAGTGGTAAGAGTTGTACGGAGAGGTGGAATAACCATCTGGATCCTAACGTCAAGAGAGAGAACTTCTCCCAAGAGGAAGATGACGCCATCATCTGCTTCCAGTCGCTCTATGGGAATAG CTGGGAAAGTATAGCAGCTCATCTTCCAGGGCGAACCGATAATGATGTGAAGAACCGCTGGTACAACcatttgaagaagaagaagattggGAGAAGTACACCCACAAAGTAG
- the LOC104882004 gene encoding trichome differentiation protein GL1-like yields the protein MASQGTPRIRIIFWIEIIFFDHQMNAKKGVAGKSMMARQQEQRRLWTPEEDDRLIEFKRNYPDRPWPGTADLAGLDRRDKSCWERWYNHLKPGVNKENFSEEEDDIIIRIQRTEHRNEWAYMAKEYLQGRTANAIKNRWNNHLEKMLMGDLERYLLTDDETSDHSAREDDVTSLMAKYGSLI from the exons ATGGCGTCGCAAGGAACGCCGAGGATCAGAATCATCTTTTGGATCGAAATCATCTTCTTCGATCACCAAATGAATGCCAAAAAGGGCGTTGCAG GGAAATCCATGATGGCAAGACAACAGGAGCAGAGACGGCTATGGACCCCAGAAGAAGACGATAGGCTCATAGAATTTAAGCGCAACTACCCCGATCGACCTTGGCCAGGTACCGCAGATCTGGCAGGGCTGGACAGGCGTGATAAGAGTTGTTGGGAGAGGTGGTATAACCATCTGAAGCCTGGTGTCAACAAAGAGAACTTCTCCGAAGAGGAAGATGACATCATCATCCGCATCCAGCGAACGGAGCATAGGAATGA GTGGGCATATATGGCAAAAGAATATCTTCAAGGGCGAACCGCTAATGCTATCAAGAACCGTTGGAACAACCATTTGGAGAAGATGCTTATGGGTGACCTTGAGCGATACCTTCTCACGGATGATGAGACTAGTGATCACTCTGCCCGGGAAGATGACGTTACGTCTTTGATGGCCAAGTATGGTTCTTTGATTTAG